The window ATTCAGTGAAATTGCGTCTGCGAAGAGACGTTAATTCTTTCAACTCAACAGAATTAACTGCACTTTCCTCATGTTATACATTCCAGGGGAATCAGTATGCTTACTGTACAACAAAACACACAGATCGGTATTCTTAATGGTCATACGTTTCCAGTGACAGCGATTGCATTTAGTCCTGACGGAGAAACACTGATTAGTGCTGGAGATAACAGAATTCAACTGTGGAACCTGACCCGTGGCAAACTAATCCGAACGTTAAGAGGACACGCGGACAATTGGTCAGAATCAGCCGTAACCTCGCTGGCTGTTAGCCCTAATGGCAAGTTTATTGCCAGTGGTGGAACGGATAAAATCATTAAAATATGGCACTTGCAGCACTTTCTTCGCTCTGAGCGGGGTAAAACCCATACCTTAACCGGACACTCTCAAGGGAGTTTGTTAGCGCAAGGCGTGAGAGCGGTAGCGTTTAGTGCAGATGGAAAAATTCTTGCGAGTGGTGGCAGTGATAAAGTCATCAAGCTGTGGGACACGCGAACATGGACAGAAATCTCTACGCTGAGTGGATATTCATACGGGATTGCGTCCCTTGCATTCAGTCCTGTTGAACCCTGCCTGATTAGTACCGCAGGCAATACCATTAAACTTTGGAAACTGGATACGGATGAACAAATTACCTTGGCCGCCTCTTGTGCACCTCGGTCTGTTTGTTTCAATGCAGATGGTCAGACTTTTGCAACAGGTGGATTAAAAGGCGCATTCAGCTTATGGGCATTAAAAATTCAGGAAGAAGTAATTAAAGATACCCTACATTCCAAAGAAATTAAGGCGATTGCTTTTAGCTCTAATGGACAGTTTTTCGCAACGGGTGGTTATGATAATACTATCAAGCTATGGAATGCCTTAACGGGAGACTTAATTAACACCTTAACTGGGCATTCTGATGCGGTTTATTCTCTAGCTTTTTGTCCTGATAGCTCAATTCTTGCCAGTGGAAGTGCGGATAAAACGATTCGATTATGGAAAGTTACGTAAGTATAAAACTAATTTTATTGAGGAATGGGTGAATCTAAAGTCACCTCTTAGCTAGAGTGAGAATTTAGTACTAACTAGGTCTAATTCGTGAGTCAGATTATCCTGCAATGTCTGCAATAACTGCAATTGATAATGCTGTGTTGTTTGTTTGCTCGGCTCTTCCGTAATTTGCAGGTTAGTAATTTTTTCAGCTAGCTTTTGATAGTCATCTAGGGTAGAGAACGCTTGATTGCTGAATCGTGTCAAATAGTCTTTAGCCGCCCGATTATAAGCTTCTTGGACTTCTTCTAAATAAGCATTTGATGAGATAGGTTTCTGGGGTTCAGAATCTTGATTAAGCTTATTCAGGAGATAAGAAGCACCACCTGCTA of the Allocoleopsis franciscana PCC 7113 genome contains:
- a CDS encoding WD40 repeat domain-containing protein codes for the protein MLTVQQNTQIGILNGHTFPVTAIAFSPDGETLISAGDNRIQLWNLTRGKLIRTLRGHADNWSESAVTSLAVSPNGKFIASGGTDKIIKIWHLQHFLRSERGKTHTLTGHSQGSLLAQGVRAVAFSADGKILASGGSDKVIKLWDTRTWTEISTLSGYSYGIASLAFSPVEPCLISTAGNTIKLWKLDTDEQITLAASCAPRSVCFNADGQTFATGGLKGAFSLWALKIQEEVIKDTLHSKEIKAIAFSSNGQFFATGGYDNTIKLWNALTGDLINTLTGHSDAVYSLAFCPDSSILASGSADKTIRLWKVT